A genomic segment from Betaproteobacteria bacterium encodes:
- a CDS encoding glycosyltransferase family 4 protein: METGVFAFTLAPLLAGIVSTATMLVLLRTRGLPLDEPNERSLHRIPVPRTGGIAIITGIAAAALWLRASPSLLVPAVALAIASYFDDRHALPAVVRLAMHLAAAGVFLWLAAGSFGAASLVVLLFAIAWITNLYNFMDGADGLSGGMAVIGFGTYGLAAWLGGNGELELLAWSIAAAAAGFLIFNFPPAKIFMGDVGSIPLGFLAGAFGVAGWRQGLWPLWFPLAVFAPFIVDATTTLARRLLRGERIWEAHRQHYYQRLILSGWSHRRTALSEYGLMTLCSVVALAGLQQSQAGQFVVVLGLALTFAVAMWAIDRRWKRFSGTAHG, encoded by the coding sequence ATGGAAACCGGCGTCTTCGCGTTCACGCTTGCCCCGCTGCTCGCCGGAATTGTTTCCACCGCCACCATGCTCGTGCTGCTGAGAACTCGCGGCCTGCCGCTGGATGAGCCGAACGAACGCTCGCTGCACCGCATACCGGTGCCGCGAACCGGTGGCATCGCCATCATTACCGGCATCGCTGCGGCCGCCTTGTGGCTTCGCGCCAGTCCCAGCCTGCTGGTCCCGGCGGTCGCGCTGGCTATTGCCTCCTATTTCGACGATCGTCATGCCCTGCCCGCGGTGGTGCGATTGGCGATGCACCTGGCCGCCGCAGGCGTTTTTCTATGGCTGGCCGCAGGCTCTTTCGGAGCGGCGTCGCTCGTCGTTCTGTTGTTCGCAATCGCCTGGATCACGAATCTTTACAACTTCATGGACGGCGCCGACGGATTATCGGGCGGAATGGCCGTTATCGGTTTCGGCACTTACGGATTGGCGGCGTGGCTCGGAGGGAACGGTGAGCTTGAACTGCTTGCCTGGTCGATCGCGGCAGCGGCAGCGGGTTTTCTGATTTTCAATTTTCCGCCGGCGAAGATTTTCATGGGCGATGTCGGCTCGATTCCACTGGGTTTCCTTGCCGGAGCGTTCGGCGTGGCCGGCTGGCGGCAGGGACTCTGGCCGCTGTGGTTTCCATTGGCTGTATTCGCGCCGTTCATCGTCGATGCCACCACGACGCTTGCGCGCAGGCTGCTGCGCGGCGAGCGCATCTGGGAGGCTCACCGGCAGCATTATTACCAGCGATTGATCCTGTCAGGCTGGAGTCACCGGCGCACGGCATTGTCGGAATATGGTCTGATGACCTTGTGCAGTGTTGTGGCGCTTGCTGGTCTGCAGCAATCGCAGGCGGGGCAGTTCGTGGTGGTCCTCGGTCTTGCACTGACCTTCGCAGTGGCGATGTGGGCAATCGACCGGCGCTGGAAACGATTCTCCGGGACGGCGCATGGCTAA